Below is a genomic region from Acidobacteriota bacterium.
GTAGTAAGGTGCCGTCTTGGTTGGTCGAACAAGCCCTCGAGCCGCTGCTCGAGGTCGCCGATGCCGGGGTACCCGTGGTGTTGGTACCCGGCAACCACGAGCGGTCGGCCCTCCCGTATCCGCTGCTTGCCGCCCACGAGAACCTGCACCTCCTCGATCGGCCGCGGACGGTGGCAATCGATGTGCACGAGACACGGGTAGCCGTGGGCGGGTTTCCGTGTGAGCGCGACGGCATTCGGGATCGATTCGAAGCGCTCGTTTCCGAGTGTGGTGTTTTGGCGGCGGACTCCGGAATCCGGCTGCTCTGCATCCACCAGACGGTCGAGGGTGCGAGGGTCAAGGGTCATACTTTCCGGCACGGTGCTGACATCGTTCGTGGCAGCGATATCCCGTCAGGGATTGCCGCCGTCCTCTGTGGCCACATCCACCGATCGCAGGTCCTGACTCGGGACCTCGGCGGGCAGTTGCTGGCAGCGCCGGTCTTCTATCCCGGGTCGATCGAGCGCACCAGCCTCGCAGAGAGTGAGGAACCGAAGGGTTTCCTGATTCTCGAGCTGGAGACCAGCACCGGCGATGGACGGGTGGCGCGGT
It encodes:
- a CDS encoding metallophosphoesterase encodes the protein MIRVLLLADTHLGFDLPARPRVKKRRRGSDFFVNTRLALEPALRGEADLVVHGGDLLYRSKVPSWLVEQALEPLLEVADAGVPVVLVPGNHERSALPYPLLAAHENLHLLDRPRTVAIDVHETRVAVGGFPCERDGIRDRFEALVSECGVLAADSGIRLLCIHQTVEGARVKGHTFRHGADIVRGSDIPSGIAAVLCGHIHRSQVLTRDLGGQLLAAPVFYPGSIERTSLAESEEPKGFLILELETSTGDGRVARWVFHELPARPMCTIALDVANLSPTELESKIRESFAGLAEDSVVTLRVSGVLEAGSEEVIRASTLRRLHPPTMSVTLRYVGRPAYLTSFRREAGKVR